A window of the Pseudomonas fluorescens genome harbors these coding sequences:
- a CDS encoding LON peptidase substrate-binding domain-containing protein, with the protein MSLPLFPLNTVLFPGCNLDLQIFEARYLDMIGRCMKQGGGFGVVCILEGSEVGVAPEGFAMVGCEARITDFQQQDNGLLGIRVQGGRRFIVQRTEVQRDQLIVAEVEWLDEEPEQPLQDEDADLVALLKALAEHPMVEALNMGIEAAGQQSLANQLAYLLPFAEEDKIDLLQLDDPQQRLDAIQALLDELQGELFA; encoded by the coding sequence ATGAGTCTGCCGCTTTTTCCGCTGAACACGGTGCTGTTTCCCGGCTGCAATCTGGATTTGCAGATATTCGAGGCGCGCTACCTGGACATGATCGGCCGCTGCATGAAACAGGGCGGCGGGTTCGGTGTGGTGTGCATCCTTGAGGGCAGCGAAGTCGGCGTCGCGCCGGAAGGTTTCGCCATGGTTGGCTGCGAAGCGCGCATCACCGATTTCCAGCAGCAGGACAACGGACTGCTGGGCATCCGGGTGCAGGGCGGACGGCGCTTCATCGTGCAGCGCACCGAAGTGCAACGCGATCAGTTGATCGTGGCCGAGGTCGAGTGGCTGGACGAAGAACCCGAGCAACCGTTGCAGGATGAAGACGCCGATCTGGTGGCGCTGCTCAAGGCTCTGGCCGAACACCCGATGGTCGAGGCGCTGAACATGGGCATCGAAGCGGCAGGGCAACAATCGCTGGCCAATCAGTTGGCCTATCTGCTGCCCTTCGCCGAGGAAGACAAGATCGACCTGCTGCAACTCGACGACCCGCAGCAGCGACTGGATGCGATCCAGGCGCTGCTCGATGAGTTGCAGGGCGAGTTGTTCGCTTAA